The stretch of DNA CGCTTGCCTCTAAGCGCAATCTTGCCTATGAAGTTGTTTTTGTAAATGATGGCAGTAAAGATCGTTCGGCAGGGATTTTAGCTAGGCAAGTCGAGCTTAGACCTGATGTAACTCGCGCCGTGCTTTTTTATAGCAACTTTGGCCAACACATGGCGATCATGGCTGGCTTTGAATATGCCCGCGGTCAATACATCATTACTCTAGATGCTGATCTGCAAAATCCGCCCGAAGAGATTGATGCTCTTACCCATGAGCTGCTCAATGGCCATGATTATGTTGGCACCATTCGCGCCGATCGCCGAGATAGTTTTTTTAGAAAAATTGCCTCACGCGCAATGAACCATTTACGTGAAAAAATTACCCGCATCACAATGACCGACCAAGGCTGTATGTTGCGCGGCTACAGCCGACGTATTGTTGACCTCGTTCGACAATGTGATGAAAGCAATACCTTTATTCCAGCGCTCGGCTATACCTTCTCCGCTAATCCTAAAGAGATTTCCGTCAAGCATGAAGAGCGCTTCGCCGGTGAATCTAAGTACAGCCTTTATCAATTGATACGCTTAAACTTTGACTTGGTTACAGGCTTTTCTGTAATGCCACTGCAAATCTTTTCTATTTTAGGTATGTTGCTGGCCATGGCCGCTGGCAGTCTCTTCATCTACTTACTCGTGCGCCGATTTATTTTAGGTGCGGAGGTAGAGGGGGTCTTTACCTTATTTGCTCTAACCTTCTTTTTGATTGGCGTCATGCTATTTGGCTTAGGCTTACTCGGTGAGTACATTGGCCGCATCTATCAACAAGTACGACAGCGTCCCCGCTATGTTGTACAAACTGTTTTAGAGAAAAAATAATTGCGCGCAGTCGTTTTTGCTTATCACGACGTTGGCGTCAATTGCCTGAAGGAGCTCCTTGCATCAGGGGTTGAGGTAGGCCTTGTTATTACTCATCAGGATGATCCCGATGAGAATATTTGGTTTGGGAGTGTTCTAGCACTCTGCCAAGAACGGCATATTCCTTATGTCACGCCAGAAGCGAGCGAACTCAAAAAACTTATTCCGCAGATTACTGCATTGGCCCCGGATTATGTATTCTCTTTTTATTATCGCTATATGATTCCAGCCGATATTTTAGTTTGCGCCAAGATTGCCGCCCTGAATATGCATGGCTCCCTACTCCCGAAATACCGAGGACGAGCGCCAGTCAATTGGGCCATTTTGCATGGTGAAACCCGAACTGGTGCCACGCTACACGTCATGGAATCCAAGCCAGATGCGGGCGATATTGTTGGTCAATCTGCGG from Polynucleobacter sp. TUM22923 encodes:
- a CDS encoding glycosyltransferase, whose translation is MSNPVLSIVIPVYNEEDGLQALFDRLYPALDTLASKRNLAYEVVFVNDGSKDRSAGILARQVELRPDVTRAVLFYSNFGQHMAIMAGFEYARGQYIITLDADLQNPPEEIDALTHELLNGHDYVGTIRADRRDSFFRKIASRAMNHLREKITRITMTDQGCMLRGYSRRIVDLVRQCDESNTFIPALGYTFSANPKEISVKHEERFAGESKYSLYQLIRLNFDLVTGFSVMPLQIFSILGMLLAMAAGSLFIYLLVRRFILGAEVEGVFTLFALTFFLIGVMLFGLGLLGEYIGRIYQQVRQRPRYVVQTVLEKK
- a CDS encoding formyltransferase; its protein translation is MRAVVFAYHDVGVNCLKELLASGVEVGLVITHQDDPDENIWFGSVLALCQERHIPYVTPEASELKKLIPQITALAPDYVFSFYYRYMIPADILVCAKIAALNMHGSLLPKYRGRAPVNWAILHGETRTGATLHVMESKPDAGDIVGQSAVTIGHDENATEVFSKVSQAAVTVLKQALPELMQGQVPRKHNHLSQGSYFGGRKPSDGQILWAQTAKQIHDLVRAVAPPYPGAFTDWQGRTMIVAKTSLEGPFPAELDLGTPGIQVVDNQVFGVCGDQRSIAILEWSPSKTH